The nucleotide window GATTAATGATTGAGAATTAAGATTAATCTCAATATTTGCTTCAAATTGATCAGAACTAATCTTTACTTGAATTTTGCATGTCATCAAAAAACTCAAAATTATTAATGGAATTATTATTTAAAGCATCTTTAAAGATTCTTTCTAAATCATCAGTTCTTTTTTCCCAATCAAATCTTTGAGCTGTCTTTAAACCTTCTAAACTCATTTTTAAACATTCTTCTGGATTTTCGATTGCTTGAATAATTTTTGCAGCAATTTCATCTATTTCTCGAGGTAAACAAACCAATCCATTTTCACCATCAAAAACATAGTCTTCTGTTCCGTATCTAGTGGTTATTATTACACTTCCGCAAGCCATAGCTTCTATAGGTGGTAGTGGAAAACTTTCATACCATGAAGCAAGAAGTACAAGATCTGCCTGAGAATATAATTTTGCCAGATCATCACCAAATACTGGCCCCAAATACTTAAATTCAGTTTCATATAGTTTAAAAGGATGTTCAATCCCATAAACACTCCAATTTAACTTTATGTTATTTTTTTGGAGATGTTCTCTTGCTTTTTTAACAGCTTTCACTGCATCTGCAAAACCTTTCCATTTATCACTCTCATTGAAGTAACTCACCATATTCCAAACTTTCTTTTCTTTATATTTTTCTTGAGGATCAATGTATGGTCTAAATGTCTTAGTATCTATTCCGGGGTTAAGGAGATAGCTTTCCTGATTGAATTTTTCCTGAAGCACATTTTTTAACCATTTAGAATTTGAAATTTTTATTATGGGAAGATAATATGTGTTCCGGGCTATTAACCTATCTTTTTTACTATGTAAAAATATTTCATCAAGATGTTGCATATGGTATAAAGATAACGTCTTATCCGATAGATAATACCCTGCATAGGCAGTAAAGCAAAACGTAGCTACAGTAATATCACTTTCCACCCAATTTTTAATTAATCCATTGGATAAATGATTGATATCTTGACTAAAAGGATTCAGATAAGCTTTTAGGTATAAAAATATAGTTTTGATTAAACTCTCTTTTTCTGTAATACTCTTCCAGATACCAACTTCCCATTTAATACGTTTATTGGGGAGAATTGCATATACTTCATGCCCTCTACTTACAAGATGATCCATGAAATTGTATAGAACTAAAGTTCCTCCTCTTTTTCCTAATCCTAACAACAAATAAGAAATTTTCATTGTATCTCCTCTTTAAAAATTCTCAAAGCTCTTTCAACTACTGTATCCATATTAAAATATTTGTACTCAGCAAGCCTCCCCACTAATATCAAATTATCAAATTTATCTGCCTTTTCTTTGTATTTCTTATAGATTTCTACGAATTTTGG belongs to uncultured Methanobacterium sp. and includes:
- a CDS encoding glycosyltransferase family 4 protein — its product is MKISYLLLGLGKRGGTLVLYNFMDHLVSRGHEVYAILPNKRIKWEVGIWKSITEKESLIKTIFLYLKAYLNPFSQDINHLSNGLIKNWVESDITVATFCFTAYAGYYLSDKTLSLYHMQHLDEIFLHSKKDRLIARNTYYLPIIKISNSKWLKNVLQEKFNQESYLLNPGIDTKTFRPYIDPQEKYKEKKVWNMVSYFNESDKWKGFADAVKAVKKAREHLQKNNIKLNWSVYGIEHPFKLYETEFKYLGPVFGDDLAKLYSQADLVLLASWYESFPLPPIEAMACGSVIITTRYGTEDYVFDGENGLVCLPREIDEIAAKIIQAIENPEECLKMSLEGLKTAQRFDWEKRTDDLERIFKDALNNNSINNFEFFDDMQNSSKD